One part of the Equus caballus isolate H_3958 breed thoroughbred chromosome 30, TB-T2T, whole genome shotgun sequence genome encodes these proteins:
- the LOC111771292 gene encoding uncharacterized protein C10orf95-like — protein sequence MAAPAGHGPARTLAAAGAAGMGAGRRRVRPSVCPSVRPSARERARGAAASPLSPLSHTGGEGGGWKGPECDGGEARSVTLWKMSPPSSPPPPPPRSPVCLSVRPSVRPPAGPSAGGRRAEGGGRTRTRGRGGGWPAAGDAAGKRRNHCGARPARLSAPPAAVSARRRRRRRLPSLPPADGEGGSATSRGSQALSACLSGDALGLPPPQPAPLGRPRSRRRRRCGVPAAARDAASRRGH from the coding sequence ATGGCGGCGCCCGCGGGGCACGGGCCGGCGCGGACCCTCGCGGCCGCCGGCGCGGCGGGCATGGGAGCGGGGCGGCGCCGCGTCCGTCCCTCCGTctgtccgtccgtccgtccgtccgcCCGCGAGCGCGCGCGTGGCGCCGCCGCCTCCCCTTTGTCTCCCCTCAGTCACACGGGCGGCGAGGGCGGAGGCTGGAAGGGCCCGGAATGTGACGGGGGGGAGGCTCGCTCAGTCACGTTGTGGAAAATGTCCCCGCCATCgtcgccgccgcccccgccccctcgcTCGCCCGTCTGTctgtccgtccgtccgtccgtccgcCCTCCCGCGGGACCCTCGGCCGGTGggcggagggcggagggcggaggCCGAACGCGCACGCGCGGGCGGGGTGGAGGGTGGCCGGCCGCGGGAGACGCCGCGGGGAAACGCCGAAACCACTGCGGCGCCCGCCCGGCCCGCCTCAGCGCTCCCCCCGCCGCCGTctccgcccgccgccgccgccgccgccgcctcccgaGTCTTCCTCCCGCCGACGGCGAAGGCGGCAGTGCGACAAGTCGTGGGTCCCAGGCTCTGAGTGCCTGCCTCAGCGGGGATGCCCTTGGATTGCCGCCCCCTCAGCCGGCCCCCCTCGGCCGCccccgcagccgccgccgccgccgctgcggTGTTCCGGCTGCGGCACGGGACGCAGCGAGCCGACGCGGGCACTGA